A genomic segment from Panulirus ornatus isolate Po-2019 chromosome 7, ASM3632096v1, whole genome shotgun sequence encodes:
- the LOC139749361 gene encoding uncharacterized protein isoform X1, which yields MKVVFFGVLCGVLMWCVDASRPYSAVCPPVGESGHDITHPCDTDTDCPYNTFCCRVAQGSTCVTRYEPTSPNCPPPVPNLNCFRTLHNCNSNQDCKSNGPQSLCCLQPGCGRYCTREGNGYNG from the exons ATGAAGGTCGTGTTCTtcggtgtgttgtgtggg GTActgatgtggtgtgtggatgcGTCCCGGCCGTATTCTGC AGTTTGTCCTCCAGTGGGCGAGAGTGGCCATGACATCACTCACCCGTGCGACACTGACACAGACTGTCCTTACAACACTTTTTGCTGTCGGGTCGCACAAGGGTCGACTTGCGTCACCAGATACGAACCCACGTC GCCTAACTGCCCGCCTCCAGTTCCTAATCTCAATTGCTTCCGGACGCTCCACAATTGCAACAGCAACCAAGATTGTAAGAGCAATGGTCCCCAAAGCTTGTGCTGTCTACAACCTGGATGTGGAAGATACTGCACCAGGGAAGG TAACGGCTACAACGGTTAA
- the LOC139749361 gene encoding uncharacterized protein isoform X2, translating to MWCVDASRPYSAVCPPVGESGHDITHPCDTDTDCPYNTFCCRVAQGSTCVTRYEPTSPNCPPPVPNLNCFRTLHNCNSNQDCKSNGPQSLCCLQPGCGRYCTREGNGYNG from the exons atgtggtgtgtggatgcGTCCCGGCCGTATTCTGC AGTTTGTCCTCCAGTGGGCGAGAGTGGCCATGACATCACTCACCCGTGCGACACTGACACAGACTGTCCTTACAACACTTTTTGCTGTCGGGTCGCACAAGGGTCGACTTGCGTCACCAGATACGAACCCACGTC GCCTAACTGCCCGCCTCCAGTTCCTAATCTCAATTGCTTCCGGACGCTCCACAATTGCAACAGCAACCAAGATTGTAAGAGCAATGGTCCCCAAAGCTTGTGCTGTCTACAACCTGGATGTGGAAGATACTGCACCAGGGAAGG TAACGGCTACAACGGTTAA